One segment of Coffea arabica cultivar ET-39 chromosome 7c, Coffea Arabica ET-39 HiFi, whole genome shotgun sequence DNA contains the following:
- the LOC113699562 gene encoding cytochrome P450 71AU50-like, with translation MKDKENIKEYSDRLLNVVNKIRLIGEQLPDSRVVEKVLVSLPERFEAKISSLEDSRDLFRMTLPELINALEAQEQRRAIRTEEVIEGAFQAINKDQIRQGERNDQEKNSNDEKKNGRNPPCPHCKKTSHFSIYCWFRPDIQCRFCKQMGHMKRVCKNKGKREHHIQMVDEQDKEQLFMATCFASNNSNTETWLIDSGCTHHMAYDESIFRKLDKSQISKVRIGNGDYIEVKGKGSVAIDYGLGTKIISNVLYVPEINQNLLSVGQLLEKNYSIIFKNRTCAIHDPVGNELFSVKIRGKNFALNLSEIDNSKEEITDEAIEGGYIVKIHEKLPKNDGGDKAYKRPYKNLKGSSIMYGSSTFKLKRSYLNTSENLGDEEILQILHFWGDKLELFFFAYCKANQNKNKKLPPGPRGLPLLGHLHLLGKNAYQDLHKLSKQHGPIMHLRFGFVSNIIVSSPRAAEQFLKTHDLVFASRPPLEAAKYLSFGQRNLSFAEYGSYWRDVRKFCTLNLLSNLKIRSFESMRREEIRLFVETLKRAALNCDVVDLSAGISSLNADMSCLMVFGKKYADTEFDERVFKVVIHEHGQLAATPNLGDYYPCLAKLHLQGLTRRMKATSKIFDEFLEKIIDEHEKSAKQDRPADDFVHMLALMKSGETEFQFDRRHIKAILMDMLAGALDTSATVVEWTLAVLQKSQRVLKKVQQELEEVVGLDRMVEESDLEYLNYLNMVVKEALRLHPVAPLLVPHAAMEDCSVDGFHIPKNSRVIINVWTIGRDPNAWSDPEKFIPERFIGSNIDVKGHDFQLLPFGSGRRGCPGVQLVTLIVRLLVAQLVHCFNWELPNGMLTSELNMTEEFGLVMTRANHLMAVPTYRLSK, from the exons ATGAAAGACAAAGAAAACATTAAAGAGTATTCTGACAGACTCTTAAATGTTGTGAACAAAATTAGATTGATTGGAGAACAACTTCCAGATAGCAGAGTTGTGGAGAAAGTCTTGGTGAGTTTACCAGAAAGGTTTGAAGCCAAGATTTCCTCTCTTGAAGATTCAAGAGATCTCTTTCGAATGACCTTGCCAGAATTGATCAATGCTCTAGAGGCACAAGAACAAAGACGAGCCATAAGAACTGAAGAAGTCATTGAAGGTGCTTTTCAAGCAATAAACAAGGATCAAATTCGACAAGGTGAAAGAAAtgatcaagaaaaaaatagcaacgatgagaagaaaaatggcagAAATCCTCCGTGTCCACACTGTAAGAAAACCTCACATTTTTCAATCTATTGTTGGTTTAGACCTGACATTCAATGTAGATTTTGTAAGCAAATGGGACATATGAAGAGAGTTtgcaaaaataaaggaaaaagagaacatCACATTCAGATGGTTGACGAACAAGATAAGGAGCAACTTTTCATGGCCACATGTTTTGCAAGCAATAATTCCAATACTGAAACTTGGCTAATAGACAGTGGTTGCACTCATCACATGGCATATGATGAATCTATATTTAGGAAACTTGATAAATCGCAAATCTCCAAAGTCAGAATTGGAAATGGAGATTATATTGAGGTGAAAGGCAAAGGTAGTGTTGCTATTGATTATGGTTTAGGTACCAAAATTATTTCTAATGTTTTGTATGTAcctgaaattaatcaaaatctaTTAAGCGTTGGACAATTATTGGAGAAGAATTATTCTATCATCTTCAAAAACAGGACTTGTGCTATACATGATCCAGTTGGAAATGAGCTTTTCTCAGTGAAAATAAGAGGCAAAAATTTTGCTTTGAATTTGTCAGAAATTGACAATTCTAAG GAGGAGATCACTGATGAGGCAATTGAAGGAGGTTACATTGTGAAAATTCATGAGAAACTACCCAAGAATGATGGTGGTGACAAAGCTTATAAAAGGccatacaaaaatttgaaag GGTCATCTATTATGTATGGGAGCTCCACTTTCAAGTTGAaaagaagttatttgaatacatcTGAAAATTTG gGGGATGAGGAGATTCTCCAGATTCTCCACTTTTGGGGTGATAAATTAGAGCTTTTCTTCTTTGCCTATTGTAAAGCTAATCAG aacaagaacaagaaattGCCCCCGGGTCCAAGAGGGCTCCCTCTTCTGGGACATCTCCATCTTTTGGGAAAGAATGCTTACCAAGATTTGCATAAGCTGTCCAAGCAGCATGGTCCAATCATGCATTTACGATTTGGGTTCGTGTCAAACATCATTGTTTCTTCCCCTCGTGCAGCTGAGCAATTCCTCAAGACACATGATCTGGTTTTTGCCAGTAGGCCACCTCTCGAGGCAGCTAAATATTTGAGTTTCGGGCAAAGAAACTTGTCCTTTGCTGAATATGGTTCGTATTGGCGAGATGTCCGCAAGTTTTGCACCTTAAATTTGCTTAGTAACCTTAAGATAAGGTCATTTGAATCTATGCGGAGAGAGGAGATCAGACTATTTGTGGAAACGCTCAAACGGGCTGCTCTAAATTGTGATGTTGTTGATCTCAGTGCTGGGATTTCATCCTTAAACGCAGACATGAGTTGCCTGATGGTTTTTGGAAAGAAGTATGCAGACACGGAATTTGACGAGAGAGTCTTCAAAGTTGTAATTCACgagcatg GGCAACTAGCTGCGACTCCTAATCTTGGCGATTACTATCCTTGTCTTGCAAAACTTCACCTTCAAGGATTGACCAGGAGAATGAAAGCTACTAGCAaaatttttgatgaatttttggaGAAGATTATTGATGAGCATGAAAAATCTGCCAAGCAAGATAGGCCAGCAGATGACTTTGTCCATATGTTGGCCCTCATGAAATCTGGAGAAACTGAGTTTCAATTTGATCGCCGCCACATCAAAGCTATTCTGATG GACATGCTTGCAGGAGCATTGGATACTTCAGCTACAGTTGTTGAATGGACACTGGCAGTGCTCCAGAAAAGCCAGCGAGTACTGAAAAAGGTCCAGCAAGAATTGGAGGAAGTCGTAGGACTTGACAGGATGGTTGAGGAATCAGACTTAGAATACCTGAATTACTTGAATATGGTTGTAAAGGAAGCACTGAGGCTTCATCCCGTGGCACCATTGCTTGTCCCTCATGCAGCAATGGAAGATTGCAGTGTCGATGGCTTTCATATACCAAAGAATTCACGAGTGATTATCAATGTTTGGACAATTGGGAGAGATCCAAATGCATGGTCTGACCCCGAGAAGTTTATTCCAGAGAGATTTATAGGAAGCAATATAGATGTCAAGGGGCATGATTTCCAGCTTCTTCCCTTTGGCTCAGGTAGAAGAGGCTGCCCTGGAGTGCAAttggt cactttaatcg TTCGTCTTCTGGTGGCACAATTGGTGCATTGTTTCAATTGGGAACTTCCAAATGGAATGCTGACTTCAGAGCTGAACATGACTGaggaatttggacttgtaatgaCCAGGGCCAACCATCTGATGGCTGTTCCAACCTATCGATTGAGCAAATGA